The Lycium ferocissimum isolate CSIRO_LF1 chromosome 1, AGI_CSIRO_Lferr_CH_V1, whole genome shotgun sequence genome includes a region encoding these proteins:
- the LOC132051465 gene encoding uncharacterized protein LOC132051465 isoform X2, whose translation MDKSWLNISHRNNPLYENGAKEFLHFASLDRPDSSEILCPCRKCRNMIFVPKDLIVEHIVVDGFLTSYTTWIYHGERSSSSVSVDKLDRGDEMQDMLHEAFGIPPTSGFVDIDTDGDGFGGSNQHNRGVDKKTREFFNLLKEVERELYPGSKYSLLSFLVHLLHLKCLNGWSNNSFSMLLELLKDVLPEGETLPKSFNDAKKIIKDLGLEYKKNTCMSK comes from the coding sequence ATGGATAAGAGTTGGCTAAACATATCGCATAGGAACAATCCTTTATATGAGAATGGAGCTAAGGAGTTTCTTCATTTTGCCTCATTAGATAGGCCTGATTCATCTGAAATCTTGTGTCCATGTCGAAAGTGTCGTAATATGATATTTGTCCCAAAAGATTTGATCGTTGAACACATTGTGGTTGATGGATTTTTAACTAGTTATACTACTTGGATTTATCATGGTGAGAGATCATCTTCATCAGTATCTGTTGATAAGTTAGATAGAGGTGATGAAATGCAAGACATGTTACATGAAGCATTTGGGATTCCTCCTACATCTGGTTTTGTTGATATAGACACTGATGGTGATGGATTTGGTGGGTCAAATCAACATAACAGGGGGGTTGATAAGAAGACTAGAGAATTTTTTAACTTACTGAAAGAAGTTGAACGTGAGTTATATCCTGGAAGCAAGTATTCACTCCTTTCCTTCCTTGTTCATCTATTACATTTAAAGTGTCTCAATGGGTGGAGTAACAATTCATTTTCCATGCTGctagagttgttaaaagatgtGCTTCCTGAAGGTGAAACACTACCCAAGTCCTTTAATGATGCAAAGAAAATTATTAAAGATTTAGGACttgaatacaaaaaaaatacgTGCATGTCCAAATGA
- the LOC132051465 gene encoding uncharacterized protein LOC132051465 isoform X1 → MSISHSTWPLILVPYNLPPWLCMKQPYMILSMIIDGPRAPGNDIDVYLRPLIDELKELWVGVDTYDASNNQMFQMRASLLWTISDFPALGNLSGYGVKTRYSCPCCLTKTKFTRLKNGRKYCFMSHRRWLPHGHKFRKDKVTFNGLAELEVAPKRLSGIEVHEQLNNIKNNFGKDPLAKSRKRKWGDVDDIDNVLQNIWNKRSIFFELEYWKDNMIRHNLDTMHIEKNVFDNIFWTLLNVDGKGKDNLKSSLDLQEMGIRKALHPKKKANGKYYLPPACFTE, encoded by the coding sequence ATGTCTATCTCACATAGCACATGGCCACTCATCTTGGTTCCATATAACTTGCCACCATGGTTGTGCATGAAACAACCATATATGATATTATCAATGATTATTGATGGCCCTCGTGCACCAGGCAATGATATTGATGTCTATCTACGACCCTTAATTGATGAGTTAAAAGAATTGTGGGTTGGTGTTGACACTTATGATGCATCAAACAATCAGATGTTTCAAATGCGTGCATCATTGCTTTGGACAATCAGTGATTTTCCAGCACTAGGTAACTTATCAGGATATGGTGTGAAAACTAGATATTCTTGTCCATGTTGTCTTACCAAGACTAAATTTACAAGATTGAAAAATGGACGGAAGTATTGTTTCATGTCTCATAGGCGATGGTTACCTCATGGGCACAAGTTTCGAAAAGATAAAGTTACATTCAATGGCCTTGCGGAGTTGGAGGTAGCACCTAAACGATTGTCAGGAATTGAGGTTCATGAGCAATtgaacaatataaaaaataattttggaaaagatCCATTGGCCAAATCACGTAAAAGGAAATGGGGggatgttgatgatattgataATGTGTTGCAAAATATATGGAACAAAAGGAGCATATTTTTTGAGTTGGAATACTGGAAGGACAATATGATCCGTCATAATCTTGACACGATGCATATTGAAAAGAATGTCTTTGACAACATATTTTGGACATTATTGAATGTTGATGGCAAAGGAAAAGATAATCTAAAGTCTAGTTTGGATTTACAAGAGATGGGGATTCGAAAAGCTTTGCATCCTAAGAAAAAAGCTAATGGCAAATATTATCTACCCCCTGCGTGTTTCACAGAGTAA
- the LOC132051487 gene encoding uncharacterized protein LOC132051487 — MMHSKLGKEDGNLHIELNGFDQVIGPEATRLSSKLGVLARNGRLAPLNHKDWRPVPDMYKDIIWAHTEENTDATDDMRRYLMMSFGSKLEEWKHDAKRKGYDPYNTDLERLAHRPDRVVEDRSRSLVHYWSSNDAKEKSERNKEGRKKSTMPHTSERKSHSQIIDEV, encoded by the exons ATGATGCACTCAAAGTTGGGTAAAGAAGATGGAAATTTACATATTGAATTGAATGGATTTGACCAAGTTATTGGGCCAGAAGCAACTAGATTGAGTTCAAAACTTGGTGTGCTAGCACGAAATGGCCGTTTAGCGCCATTGAATCATAAAGATTGGAGACCTGTGCCTGATATGTACAAGGATATAATATGGGCTCATACTGAG gaaAATACTGATGCAACTGATGATATGAGACGTTATTTGATGATGTCATTTGGGTCTAAATTGGAAGAATGGAAGCATGACGCAAAACGCAAAGGCTATGACCCGTACAATACTGATCTTGAGCGCTTAGCTCATCGTCCAGACAGGGTTGTGGAAGATCGGTCGCGTTCATTAGTTCATTATTGGAGCTCAAATGATGCAAAG gaAAAGAGTGAGAGAAACAAAGAAGGCCGAAAAAAGTCAACTATGCCACACACATCGGAAAGAAAAAGTCATTCTCAAATTATAGATGAAGTATGA